The following proteins come from a genomic window of Miscanthus floridulus cultivar M001 chromosome 2, ASM1932011v1, whole genome shotgun sequence:
- the LOC136536580 gene encoding uncharacterized protein: protein MVDPIIVMKRLTKVLMDGGNGLNIVYAEMLDAMGIDRAHIRPTGSPFHGIVPGKQAMPLGKIDLPITFRDPTNYRTETLTFEVVGLHETYHTILGCPCYAKFMAVRNNTYLKLKMLGLCRVITIGSPFQRAYECEVECYEHATAIVTSIELAAIREEVIEETPDPKRSTESFEPIEGPNLLGSKGILREVAEHALKIRPGSKPVKQLLCRFNEEKRRAIDEEIVKLLAVGFIKEV from the exons atggtcgacccgatcatcgtcatgaagcggctcaccaaggtgttgatggatggaggcaacggcctcaacatcgtgTACGCTGagatgctcgacgccatgggcatcgaccgagcgcaCATCCGGCCAACCGGCtcgcccttccatggcatcgtgccaggaaagcaggccatgccacttgggaagatcgatctgcccatcacctttaggGATCCGACAAATTACAggacggagacccttaccttcgaggtggttgggctCCATgaaacctaccacaccatcttgggatgtccatgctacgcgaagttcatggccgtccgcaacaacacctatctaaagttgaagatgctgggtctgtgcagggtcatcaccatagGCTCCcccttccagcgcgcctatgagtgcgaggtcgagtgctacgaacATGCCACAGCAATTGTCACCTCCATAGAGCTTGCagccatcagggaggaggtcatcgaagaaacacccgaccccaagcggtcgacCGAGTCTTTCGAGCCTATAGAGGGCCCCAACCTCCTTGGCTCCAAAG gcattctgagagaagtcgccgagcatgccttgaagatcaggccaggatccaagccggtgaagcagctcCTGTGTCGCTTCAATGAGGAaaaacgtagggccatcgatgaggagattgtgaagcttttggcggttgggttcatcaaggaagtataa